The genomic interval GACGCCAGTTCGGTGTCGTTTCACTGGCAGGGTGGCGACTACGCGTTCGGGGACCAGCTAGTCCAGTGCCTCACCCGACCGCCGACGGCATTCACTGTTCGTGAGTTCTCCGCCCCGGACACGGTCGCTGATGGAAGGGAGATAACCGCGATGCTCGTCGTGGAGAATACGGGAGACCACGACGGGACCTTTGTGGGGGCGCTCAACCGCATCGGGCCGGAAGTCGCGTACACCCCGGTCACAGGCATCTGGCTGGACATCACGGCGGGAGAACAAAAGACATGGACGTACTCGTACACGCCGACACCGTCGCCGAACGTCGAAGACCCACGAATGCAGTACGTTCTGGAAGTTCGTGACGGGCGAGAGGACCTCAATATCGACATCTCCCGAGATTCGTAACACTCACGCTCTGCGTCTCTCGAACGGGCCGAGTGAGCGATGCGTGCCGCGTGTGTATCAGTGTAGTAGAGCCGTTCGATTCTACGAGTCAGTATCCGGTGGAGTAGCAGTAGGCCATATATCTAAACAAGAGCGAAGTTCAGAATATAATTAACATTTGGCATTCTATGGGTCAGCACTTGCACCTACCACCAGTCCTCCTCGATACCGTCCTACACGACACTGACCATCACCCAGTTCTGATCCGCCAACAACGTATTCACACTATCCAATATCCGATTCACTCATTTCATGTGGTTAAGACAACATATAAGCCGCTGCCCAGAGTACAGTAACGGCGGACGTACGGACCGCAACGAAGAGGAGATGAGTACCACAACGCAGGAACCAGGATCATCAGCGAACCCACCCGGGCCCACTACAACTGGAGGGACGGAGGATGGAACATCGCTCGCTCGATTGTACCTACTCTCTGGACTAACTATCATCGGTGTCGTCGCACTCCTCATTGGAGTCGCCATCTTCGTGCAGATGACGGGCATCGTCTCATTTGCTCCCACCATCAGCATTGGTGACCTCTTCACCGGGCTGTCACTGATTGCAGGCGCCATCATCGCACGAGCGGAATATCGACGTGCAAAGAAGGCAGCTCAAATCGGCCATACAACTGACCTCCTGACAGAACTCTCGACGAACGATAGCCTGTTCGAATCACTGACAGCTGTCTACCACATGGACGGCGCTGCCGTCGCCGCCGCATTCAAACACGATAGTCTCGACCAGTCACAACTGGAACACATCGTTCGCGTCTTCAATTACTACAATTTCGTCGCCAACTCTTGTTCGGCTGGATACGCCAACAGAGACTCGATATTTACCCTCCGTGGTGAGGCCATGTGGCAAACCTACACCAATTACTATGAGTTCATCACCGAGGTGCGTAACCAAAGGGATGATCAGACGGTTTGGTGTGAGTTCACCGCGCTCGCGGAAGCGTACGGCCGAAAAAAAGGAAAGTCCCTTCCTGCCCCATCACCCAGTAATGACTCACTCCCATCTCCGATCTAACCACCGCCGCAGTGACCGAACCACACGCTCACACCGTACCGATTCCCCCGATCCACACTGCTAGTGACGATCACCTCCGTTCTTCTCTCCGAACCCACCAGAACGAACTGAACCACGCCCACCCCCGGTCGCCCCCCTTAATCTCACTAACAATCACGCCCTAGCCGCCACAATTATATTGGACCTTCATCACATCCGTGACTCCCCACGACCCCCACAACCCCTGAAACACCAGATAACGCCCCATTAAGCCCGTCTCTGCAATGTTTAAGGCGGAGATACTCTTCAACAAGTGAAAGTTAGGAATTTAGGATAGACTTATATTCTCCCAGTCATACAGGTGTAATTGAAGCGAACCCGACGCTCAGGACAACGGTGACACAACGCCCGGTGGGATGACCCACCGCGGCGATACTCGCCGCGCATCCGCGCACTCCGAGCCACTGCTGTGGCTCACGTGGAGGTGTGGCAGCCCGACTCCGAGCAAAAGTTCGCGACAGGTACGACAACATGATTCAGAAACTCAAAGCGCGGTTCGACGCAGACGATAGGGCAGTCAGTCCTGTCATTGGTGTGATTTTGATGGTTGCTATTACTGTGATTCTGGCAGCCGTCATTGCTTCAATGACGCTCGGGCTTGGGAACTCTGTGAGCAACACTGCCCCTAACGCCCAAATGTCTGCAGAATACGACGGAACTGAACTCACGATAGAACACAAAGGCGGAGAGAAGCTGAAATCGGGGGAGACCGAAATCGTCGTTGACGCAGACACTGAAGAGACCTTTGGCCCCGATGGAAGTGCTGAAGTAGGCGTTGGTGACTCCATTACTATCACTGCAGGGACTGCTGGAGCTAACTGGCAGGGAACTACGGTTGCAAGCTCAACTTCCGTTGCCATCAGTAGCGACCAGACGATATCGGTCACAGTAATCGACACAGAGAGCAACCAAATTATCTACGAAACTGAGATTGATGTCTGAATGATTCAAAAGATAATCGGACAGTACAAGACCGAAGATAGGGCCGTGAGCCCTGTCATTGGTGTGATTTTGATGGTGGCTATTACAGTGATCCTGGCTGCCGTCATAGCATCAATGACGCTCGGCCTTGGGAACTCGGTGGGCAGTACAGCGCCAAGTGTGCAGATGGACGCAAATGTAGATGCTGGTGACGGTGTCTACGACGACGACGACTCTGACGGAACCGATGACCAGAGTGCAACAATTACTTTGGAACACAAGGGTGGAGAAAGTCTAGATTCGGATAGAACGGAGGTCGTCGTTGAAGCAAATGGCGAACGATGGGTGTTGACAGGAGACGGAAGCTCTCAACTCTCTGTTGGTGACAGCTCTACCTTAATGATGGTGTCCAAACTTGACACTGTACCTACGCCTAGTGAGTATTCAACTGAACTCTCACCAGGTGGGAGTTGGCTTGGTTCTGCATCCGCTTCAGTAGATGCTAATCCCATAGATTCGCCATCTGATGTCCCGGAGATCGCCTCAGGAGACACTGTCTTAATCAAGGTCATTGACACCGGAAGTGACCAAATCGTTTATGAGACAGAGATAGACGCGTAAGCAGTTCCATCTGAACGAATTTCTCGATTCGTTCTTATCTTGCCATAGCGGGCACTTCCCCACGATGCTGCCCTACCGTGGCTCTCATTTTTCGAACGCTAGCTAACGAGCGACAGCCCTGTAGAGGGCTACCGACTCATCCTGTTCTCCCACTGGACGTGGCAGGACCGACAGAGCGATACGAGGTTCTCCAACTGATTCGCCGTCCCGAGTGAGTCGAACGTCCGCACCTTCTGCAGATGGTGGACATCCAACCCTTGGCCGTACTGAACGCGATGCTCGTGGTCGGTCATCTCGCAGTTTTCGTCCTGGCACACCCAGTCGTCGCGCTCGAGTGCTTTGAGACGCTGAGTAGCCCAGTTGACGCCGTATTCGACGGTTCCCTCAACCGTGCCGTGTTCTTTATTAATGCTGAGGCCCGCCGCCTCGACTGCTTCGTTGTGCGACCCGAAAGCACGGATGTATGGCCAGATGGAGTACTCCCCGAGTTCGTTCACTTGGTCGAAGGTGGGAGTGCGACCCAACTCCGTGGCGAGTTCACGCAGCGCTCTCAAGAGGTTCTCGTCGGAAGTGGCCTGACTCCGCCCTGCATTGGGGTCCAGCCCCGCCGCTTCCAGTGCAGTGCCCCATGTTCCGAACTCCCGATAGTAGGGCCTATGGCAGTACTCACCACTCTGGTTCATCTCCTCCTGTGAGGGTGGTCGACCCACATCTTCGGCTAACTCAACGAGCGCAGAGAGCAACGCTTCCCGTCCAATCTTCCGCGTCGTCTCGGTCCGTTGTTGCAACCCTGCGGCCTTCCGCGCTGCGGGCCACGACCCGAACCGTCGATGATACGCTGAGGCCGAAAACCTGCCATGCTCGTCCATATCGGCCATACGCGGCACCCTTTCAACCTCTTCAGCAACCCTGCGCAACTCCTCTATCAACTCCTCCTCTGGAACCGTATTCCGGTGATTGGGACCCATCCCAGCCGCTTTTAGAGCATCGTTCCAACTCCCAAACTTCGTATAATACGGCTGACCCGAATATCGACCCTGTTCGTTCATCTGCGTGCGCGTGGGCGTTCCACCGACCTCTTCAGCCAACTCACACAACGCTTCGATCAACTCGTCTGCAGAAATCCCGGACATTACCGAGTGTCTCCCTGTCCTATTATTTCAACCTGCGACTCGACTGCGCCCTGGGGCCGTTCTACCGTGTTGTTGTGTTGCTGTGCTCCCTGCTTACTGGTGTGCAATTCGGGCACGCCCTGTCGTGCCCGACGATAAACTCGGGGAGTGAGCAGTTGGTGACGAGAGTGAGCTGAGCGGGTTCGTTGAATACTCGACGTCTCACTCGCTGGTAGACATCAACTGTTACATCAACATCCAGCAAGTGGTGGTTTGGTCAACACCACTACAAGCGAAGTACCCGAATATGTGAAACAGATGTTATATACTCGACCGCCGTAATTCATACTGAACACAACGGTTAGAAGACGCAGCTCACGTGGAGGGTATATCTAGAACGTTGGAGCGTCCTAGCAAACCCCAAGACGTACCTTCGATTGGTGAGCCCGGGAGTGCTGTCATCACTACTCCGGTCGAATCACCCCCCCGCCGTTGTGTGGTCTACAGTTGACCATTCTCTAGGAGAGTGGGACTGTACTGGGCTGCGTTTTCCTCGTTCCTATTGATGAGCATTAGCTGGTAGTTAGTAGCCGACGTTCACCGTTCCCAATGCATCAGCGATGTTCGGGTACTCATCGGTCACGTTTTCGATGACCTGGTCTCGTTTATCAGCAGCCACGGCGGAATACTCGGAGGGTGTCTCTGGACATACCCCACCTTCCGACCATGCGACAAATCGGTCCCGAGGAAATTCTCCGCATGTGTTTCGAATCGTGGTCGGGCTATAAGGAATTTTATCATAGAAGCCTTTTCTCGCATTACTCCACTGGTCGTGATTGCGAGTACCCCGGAGAGTAATATCAAGGCGGATTGTCTCCACCTCGCTACCATCTCTCTGATCAATTTCATATTCGATTTTCGCAAGCCGATGTGAGAGGAGGGTCGCAAGCAACGCTGTTGGATAGTACGAATCGAGCTGTACGCAGTTCGTCATTGCAAATTCCTGGTTGAGGCCGCTCAGTGCTCTATAGACATGAACAGCAGTACTTTCATTACCACTGTCCATGATAATTGCGTCACTCTCAGCAGAGAGGTCTGAGACGAGCAGTGCCGACTGAATCGCTCGTATCTTAACTTCGTTAACGGTCTGTGGCTTATGAGTCTCGAATCTGAATGCCTGAATATGATCTTCAAGATTGGGGAAACGCTCTCTCAGAATCCTTACCAGCTCAATATAGTATTCTGGGTTATGTGAGTCGAAGTGCCCCTTGTTATTCATATTGAAGAAGCGTAGTTCGGGGGGCTCCCCGCCAACATTCAATTTCGCTTCAATCATTGCGTCAAATATCTCTAGCTCTTCTTCCCGAGTTGCCTTGACCCCTACAGACACAAAGACTCTGCTGTCGGTCGCTTCTTCTGGATGAGAGCTTTGAGCCAACATGATCGAGGTGTCAGTATTGAATCTTCCATCTGGACTCTCAAACGACTCCATGAGATATTGTAGTCTTGTCTGAATATCTTTTTAACTACTCTTCTCGGAGTAATTCTTGTTCTTTTACCAATGAATCACTCCGTACAGAAATTTGGGTCTCCAGTTTGTCGATAGCGAGCTTGACATCATCATTCATCAGTGGAATACCTTTCTCGTATACTTCAAACGACGAACAGAGATAATTGAGAAAATAAATGCCGTCTTCGACTCGCCGTAGACTCATGCTCTGTTCTCGAAGGTCTTCGAGTAAACCTTTCACATCACCCGCA from Halomarina salina carries:
- a CDS encoding DUF4760 domain-containing protein, which translates into the protein MSTTTQEPGSSANPPGPTTTGGTEDGTSLARLYLLSGLTIIGVVALLIGVAIFVQMTGIVSFAPTISIGDLFTGLSLIAGAIIARAEYRRAKKAAQIGHTTDLLTELSTNDSLFESLTAVYHMDGAAVAAAFKHDSLDQSQLEHIVRVFNYYNFVANSCSAGYANRDSIFTLRGEAMWQTYTNYYEFITEVRNQRDDQTVWCEFTALAEAYGRKKGKSLPAPSPSNDSLPSPI
- a CDS encoding type IV pilin produces the protein MAARLRAKVRDRYDNMIQKLKARFDADDRAVSPVIGVILMVAITVILAAVIASMTLGLGNSVSNTAPNAQMSAEYDGTELTIEHKGGEKLKSGETEIVVDADTEETFGPDGSAEVGVGDSITITAGTAGANWQGTTVASSTSVAISSDQTISVTVIDTESNQIIYETEIDV
- a CDS encoding homing endonuclease associated repeat-containing protein — its product is MSGISADELIEALCELAEEVGGTPTRTQMNEQGRYSGQPYYTKFGSWNDALKAAGMGPNHRNTVPEEELIEELRRVAEEVERVPRMADMDEHGRFSASAYHRRFGSWPAARKAAGLQQRTETTRKIGREALLSALVELAEDVGRPPSQEEMNQSGEYCHRPYYREFGTWGTALEAAGLDPNAGRSQATSDENLLRALRELATELGRTPTFDQVNELGEYSIWPYIRAFGSHNEAVEAAGLSINKEHGTVEGTVEYGVNWATQRLKALERDDWVCQDENCEMTDHEHRVQYGQGLDVHHLQKVRTFDSLGTANQLENLVSLCRSCHVQWENRMSR
- a CDS encoding type IV pilin produces the protein MIQKIIGQYKTEDRAVSPVIGVILMVAITVILAAVIASMTLGLGNSVGSTAPSVQMDANVDAGDGVYDDDDSDGTDDQSATITLEHKGGESLDSDRTEVVVEANGERWVLTGDGSSQLSVGDSSTLMMVSKLDTVPTPSEYSTELSPGGSWLGSASASVDANPIDSPSDVPEIASGDTVLIKVIDTGSDQIVYETEIDA